DNA sequence from the Oligoflexus sp. genome:
CCCTGCTCAGCTTTTGTACATCAGGCAGGGCGGCCCTGCGGCTGGGACTTGAGAAGCGGGATCATGAGGACCAGGGTCAGAAGTAAAAACGCGGGAGCCAAGAGAAAGGCCGTGCCGATTCCAAGAGTATCCGCGACCCGACCCACCGACACATGCATGAAGGCCAGCATCATCTGCATGCAGACATAAACATTCATCATCATCTGTTTCCATGTGCTCGGAAACTTGATGCTGATCCGCGCCATGGACAAAGGAAAGAAAGGGCCCACGATGCCCATCAGCGGCAAAGCCCAGCTATGCCCCTGCTGCCCGAGAATGCCAAACAGTGCCCCCAGCGTGAGGCAGCCGACCAGGACCAGGGTTTCATAACGTGGCCGCACCAGAAGAAAGCAAAGAAAACGCGTGAGCCCGATCATCAGAAAAAAGCCCATCTGATACTGAGCGGCATCCTCAGGCTTGAAATTCTGCTGACCGACCATCAGCGTGTTCATCCACATCGAAGCCAGAACTTCGCCGGCCACATAAAAGGAAAAGACCACGAGCATCAGGATCGCTGTGCTGTTCCATCGGGCT
Encoded proteins:
- a CDS encoding MFS transporter, translating into LSSILTVRGSPAESRGRYVAMQQVMYGAGSLIAPLLFSALTHAEKPWWWLFTGSSLVMLLLGFSYYRILPPEVIEPPTRQTATTGARWNSTAILMLVVFSFYVAGEVLASMWMNTLMVGQQNFKPEDAAQYQMGFFLMIGLTRFLCFLLVRPRYETLVLVGCLTLGALFGILGQQGHSWALPLMGIVGPFFPLSMARISIKFPSTWKQMMMNVYVCMQMMLAFMHVSVGRVADTLGIGTAFLLAPAFLLLTLVLMIPLLKSQPQGRPA